From the genome of Amycolatopsis sp. NBC_01488, one region includes:
- the aspS gene encoding aspartate--tRNA ligase has translation MLRTHNAGTLRAEQAGQTVTLTGWVARRRDHGGVIFIDLRDASGVAQVVFREGEMAERAHALRSEFCVKIVGEVAKRPEGNANAEIPTGEIEVLATQLEVLSEAAPLPFPIDDRVDVGEEVRLKHRYLDLRRSGPAAAMRLRSEVSRAAREVLHNQDFVEIETPTMTRSTPEGARDFLVPARLKPGSWYALPQSPQLFKQLLMVGGMERYYQIARCYRDEDFRADRQPEFTQLDIEMSFVEQDDVIDIGEQIVSALWKLIGHEIPRPIPRITYHEAMAKYGSDKPDLRFDLEITDLTEFFADTPFRVFQAPYVGAVVMAGGANQPRRQLDAWQEWAKQRGARGLAYILVNEDGTLGGPVAKNLSETERENVAAAAGAKPGDCIFFSAGKASSTQPLLGAARDEIGKRLGLIDEDAWSFVWVVDAPLFAPVEDIGDDVAVGSGKWTAVHHAFTSPTPEWIDKFEQDPGNALAYAYDIVCNGNEIGGGSIRIHRGDVQKRVFALMGLGEEEAQEKFGFLLDAFAFGPPPHGGIAFGWDRIVMLLAKADSLRDVIAFPKTGGGYDPLTAAPAPITAQQRKEAGIDAKPAAPSQN, from the coding sequence GTGCTCCGCACTCACAACGCCGGCACCCTGCGTGCCGAGCAGGCCGGACAGACCGTCACCCTCACCGGTTGGGTGGCCCGGCGGCGCGATCACGGCGGCGTCATCTTCATCGACCTCCGCGACGCCAGCGGCGTCGCCCAGGTCGTCTTCCGCGAGGGTGAGATGGCCGAGCGCGCGCATGCGCTCCGCTCGGAGTTCTGTGTCAAGATCGTCGGCGAGGTCGCGAAGCGCCCCGAGGGCAACGCGAACGCCGAGATCCCCACCGGTGAGATCGAGGTCCTCGCGACCCAGCTCGAGGTCCTCTCCGAAGCCGCGCCGCTGCCGTTCCCGATCGACGACCGCGTCGACGTCGGCGAAGAGGTCCGCCTCAAGCACCGCTACCTCGACCTGCGCCGCAGCGGCCCGGCCGCGGCCATGCGGCTGCGCAGCGAGGTCAGCCGCGCCGCGCGCGAGGTACTGCACAACCAGGACTTCGTCGAGATCGAGACGCCGACGATGACCCGCTCCACCCCCGAAGGCGCGCGCGACTTCCTGGTGCCCGCCCGGCTCAAGCCCGGCTCCTGGTACGCCCTGCCGCAGTCGCCGCAGCTGTTCAAACAGCTGCTCATGGTCGGCGGCATGGAGCGGTACTACCAGATCGCGCGCTGCTACCGGGATGAAGACTTCCGCGCCGACCGCCAGCCGGAGTTCACCCAGCTCGACATCGAGATGAGCTTCGTCGAGCAGGACGACGTCATCGACATCGGCGAGCAGATCGTCTCGGCGCTGTGGAAGCTGATCGGGCACGAGATCCCGCGGCCGATCCCGCGCATCACCTACCACGAGGCGATGGCCAAGTACGGCTCCGACAAGCCGGACCTGCGCTTCGACCTCGAGATCACCGACCTGACGGAGTTCTTCGCCGACACGCCGTTCCGCGTGTTCCAGGCGCCGTACGTCGGCGCGGTCGTGATGGCCGGCGGGGCGAACCAGCCGCGCCGCCAGCTCGACGCGTGGCAGGAGTGGGCGAAGCAGCGCGGCGCGCGCGGCCTCGCGTACATCCTCGTCAACGAGGACGGCACGCTCGGCGGCCCGGTGGCGAAGAACCTGTCGGAGACCGAGCGCGAGAACGTCGCCGCCGCGGCGGGCGCGAAGCCCGGCGACTGCATCTTCTTCTCGGCCGGCAAGGCCTCGAGCACGCAGCCGCTGCTGGGCGCCGCGCGCGACGAGATCGGCAAGCGCCTCGGCCTGATCGACGAGGACGCCTGGTCGTTCGTGTGGGTCGTCGACGCGCCGCTGTTCGCGCCGGTCGAGGACATCGGCGACGACGTCGCGGTCGGCTCCGGCAAGTGGACCGCGGTGCACCACGCGTTCACCTCGCCCACCCCCGAGTGGATCGACAAGTTCGAGCAGGACCCGGGCAACGCGCTGGCCTACGCCTACGACATCGTCTGCAACGGCAACGAGATCGGCGGCGGCTCGATCCGTATCCACCGCGGTGACGTCCAGAAGCGCGTGTTCGCGCTGATGGGCCTCGGCGAGGAGGAGGCGCAGGAGAAGTTCGGCTTCCTGCTCGACGCCTTCGCGTTCGGCCCGCCGCCGCACGGCGGCATCGCGTTCGGCTGGGACCGCATCGTCATGCTGCTGGCCAAGGCCGACTCGCTGCGTGACGTCATCGCGTTCCCGAAGACCGGCGGCGGCTACGACCCGCTGACCGCGGCGCCCGCGCCGATCACGGCGCAGCAGCGCAAGGAAGCCGGCATCGACGCGAAGCCGGCCGCGCCCTCGCAGAACTAG
- a CDS encoding DUF389 domain-containing protein — MLHLRAVCPPEKTAEALDILRAHAGTAHLIVHRGVAVSPEGDLVEADIAREAADEIVAALCVLELDHSGGITLEAIDTALSDAADEAEEAAPGEGVDAVVWQELLARTGEESRLNVTFLAFLTIACLLAAVGVLTDSAVTIVGAMVVGPEFGPLAALAVGLVLRRWDLVRLAGAALGIGFPLAMVVTLGGALLVRVTHVFGAQAFELKRHSEVDFVFSVGVPSLVVAMLAGAAGMLAMTSAKSAALVGVFISVTTVPAAGYAVVAAVAGEWSRCGQSVGQLLVNLLGIVAAAAIVLIVRRNGQRSPVGMRPLSRG, encoded by the coding sequence GTGCTGCACCTCAGGGCCGTGTGCCCGCCGGAGAAGACCGCCGAGGCGCTCGACATCCTGCGGGCACACGCCGGGACCGCGCACCTGATCGTGCACCGCGGCGTCGCCGTCTCGCCGGAAGGCGACCTGGTCGAGGCCGACATCGCGCGCGAGGCGGCGGACGAGATCGTGGCCGCGCTGTGCGTGCTCGAGCTCGACCACTCCGGCGGGATCACGCTCGAAGCGATCGACACGGCGCTGTCCGACGCCGCCGACGAGGCGGAGGAGGCCGCGCCGGGCGAAGGCGTGGACGCCGTCGTCTGGCAGGAGCTGCTCGCCCGCACGGGCGAGGAGTCGCGGCTCAACGTGACGTTCCTGGCGTTCCTCACCATCGCCTGCCTGCTGGCGGCGGTCGGCGTGCTGACGGACTCCGCGGTGACGATCGTCGGCGCGATGGTCGTCGGCCCGGAATTCGGGCCGCTCGCCGCGCTGGCGGTCGGGCTGGTGCTGCGGCGGTGGGACCTCGTCCGGCTCGCGGGTGCGGCGCTGGGGATCGGCTTCCCGCTGGCCATGGTCGTCACGCTGGGCGGCGCCCTGCTGGTCCGCGTGACGCACGTCTTCGGCGCACAGGCGTTCGAGCTGAAGCGCCACAGCGAGGTCGACTTCGTGTTCTCGGTCGGCGTACCGTCGCTGGTCGTGGCGATGCTGGCCGGGGCGGCCGGGATGCTCGCCATGACGTCGGCGAAGTCGGCGGCGCTCGTGGGCGTCTTCATCTCCGTGACGACGGTGCCGGCCGCGGGCTACGCGGTCGTGGCGGCCGTGGCGGGGGAGTGGAGCCGATGCGGCCAATCGGTGGGTCAGCTGCTCGTCAACCTTCTCGGAATCGTTGCAGCAGCGGCCATTGTGTTGATCGTGCGCCGGAATGGGCAACGTTCACCGGTGGGGATGCGTCCGCTTTCACGGGGATGA
- the sthA gene encoding Si-specific NAD(P)(+) transhydrogenase, producing MSEHEYDLIVIGSGPGGQKAAIAAAKLGKRVAVVDRHDMVGGVCVNTGTIPSKTLREAVLYLTGMNQRELYGASYRVKQDITIADLLARTQHVVGREVQVVRAQLMRNHVDLIPGTGSFADPHTVIVESRHPGDRRTLSADYVVIATGTRPARPAHVDFDAARVLDSDEILRLEQIPSSLVVVGAGVIGIEYASMFAALGSRVTVVEQRDQMLDFCDPEIVESLKFQLRDLGVTFRFGEKVADVAVSDDATITTLVSGKRIPADGVMYSAGRQGMTGELKLDAAGLAADERGRLVVDENYRTEVPHIYAVGDVIGFPALAATSMDQGRLAAYHAFGEPANGLGALQPIGIYTIPEISYVGSTEAQLTSSSVPYEVGIARYRELARGQITGDSYGMLKLLVSTSDRKLLGVHVFGTGATDLVHIGQAVMGCGGTVDYLVDAVFNYPTLSEAYKVAALDATNKIRALDRFSS from the coding sequence GTGAGCGAGCACGAGTACGACCTCATCGTCATCGGTTCGGGCCCCGGCGGGCAGAAGGCCGCGATCGCCGCGGCGAAGCTCGGCAAGCGGGTGGCCGTCGTGGACCGGCACGACATGGTCGGCGGGGTGTGCGTCAACACCGGCACGATCCCCTCCAAGACGCTGCGCGAAGCCGTGCTCTACCTGACCGGCATGAACCAGCGCGAGCTGTACGGCGCGAGCTACCGCGTCAAGCAGGACATCACGATCGCCGACCTGCTGGCACGCACCCAGCACGTCGTGGGGCGTGAGGTGCAGGTGGTGCGCGCGCAGCTGATGCGCAACCACGTCGACCTCATCCCCGGTACCGGCTCGTTCGCCGACCCGCACACGGTGATCGTCGAAAGCCGTCACCCCGGCGACCGCCGCACGCTGAGCGCGGACTACGTCGTGATCGCCACCGGTACCCGGCCCGCACGGCCGGCGCACGTCGACTTCGACGCCGCGCGCGTGCTCGACTCCGACGAGATCCTCCGGCTCGAGCAGATCCCGTCGTCGCTGGTCGTGGTGGGCGCGGGCGTGATCGGGATCGAGTACGCGTCGATGTTCGCCGCGCTCGGCTCGCGGGTCACCGTGGTGGAGCAGCGCGACCAGATGCTCGACTTCTGCGACCCCGAGATCGTCGAGTCGCTGAAGTTCCAGCTGCGCGACCTGGGCGTCACGTTCCGCTTCGGCGAGAAGGTCGCGGACGTCGCGGTGTCCGACGACGCGACGATCACCACGCTGGTCAGCGGCAAGCGCATCCCGGCCGACGGCGTCATGTACTCGGCCGGCCGCCAGGGCATGACGGGCGAGCTGAAGCTGGACGCGGCGGGCCTGGCGGCCGACGAGCGCGGCCGGCTCGTGGTCGACGAGAACTACCGCACCGAGGTCCCGCACATCTACGCGGTCGGCGACGTGATCGGCTTCCCGGCCCTGGCGGCGACGTCGATGGACCAGGGCAGGCTCGCGGCGTACCACGCGTTCGGCGAACCGGCGAACGGCCTGGGCGCGCTGCAGCCGATCGGCATCTACACGATCCCGGAGATCTCCTACGTCGGCTCCACCGAGGCGCAGCTGACGTCGTCGTCGGTGCCGTACGAGGTCGGCATCGCGCGCTACCGCGAGCTGGCCCGCGGCCAGATCACCGGCGACAGCTACGGAATGCTGAAGCTGCTGGTGTCCACTTCGGACCGGAAGCTGCTGGGCGTGCACGTGTTCGGCACGGGCGCGACCGACCTGGTCCACATCGGACAGGCGGTGATGGGCTGCGGCGGCACGGTCGACTACCTCGTGGACGCGGTGTTCAACTACCCGACGCTGTCGGAGGCGTACAAGGTGGCCGCGCTCGACGCGACCAACAAGATCCGCGCCTTGGACCGCTTCTCGTCCTGA
- a CDS encoding intein-containing Rv2578c family radical SAM protein: MCSTGAVRWDRQRAGEGEPALPGLEGLVRSVRSPEFDGVTFHEVHARSVLNKVPAGSGVPFGWTVNPYRGCSHACTYCLEGGTKILLADGRTKPLSELKVGDEIYGTRGHGASRRLVPTRVEAHWTTLRAAYRVTLDDGTRLVAGGDHRFLTSKGWKHVTGTKFGAAQRPHLEPGTELIGVGRFAPTPDETLGYRAGYLCGMLRSGGFAAEPDAATRALEYLPDFGASVGFLQVPADPDAHWQRGFLAGLFDIAGDYGRGVLTVAHDEPEIVEAFAGALTRFGFAHQVDEVPKFPARQEVRLLGGTAEVLRFLHVSNPGVAWKRSLDGAVIGASRRRVEAIEPLGLQLPLFDITTGTGDFIADGMVSHNCFARNTHTYLDFDAGHDFDTQVVVKVNAPEVLAAQLKRPSWRREHVAMGTNTDPYQRAEGRYRLMPGIITALARSGTPLSVLTKGTVLARDLPLLQAVSADVPVSLAVSIALLDRELQHRLEPGTPSPQARLELVRKARDAGLPCSVLVAPVLPWLTDSAEALDALFAKLAEAGATSATVIPLHLRPGAREWFGRWLAGAYPALVPRYRELYARGSYVQKAYRERLGERVAPLLRRHGLAPKTGYEVRSPEPVPEPRIEVPAAEQLRLL; the protein is encoded by the coding sequence ATGTGTTCGACTGGCGCTGTGCGATGGGATCGGCAGCGAGCGGGGGAGGGTGAGCCGGCACTGCCCGGGCTGGAGGGCCTGGTGCGGTCCGTGCGGTCACCGGAGTTCGACGGCGTCACCTTTCACGAGGTGCACGCGCGCTCCGTGCTGAACAAGGTTCCCGCCGGGTCCGGGGTGCCCTTCGGCTGGACGGTGAACCCGTACCGCGGCTGCTCGCACGCCTGCACGTACTGCCTCGAAGGCGGCACCAAGATCCTGCTGGCCGACGGCCGGACGAAGCCGCTGTCGGAACTGAAGGTCGGCGACGAGATCTACGGCACCCGCGGCCACGGCGCGTCCCGGCGGCTGGTGCCGACCCGCGTCGAAGCGCACTGGACGACCCTGCGCGCCGCCTACCGCGTCACCCTGGACGACGGCACCCGGCTCGTCGCCGGCGGCGACCACCGGTTTCTTACGAGCAAGGGCTGGAAGCACGTCACCGGCACCAAGTTCGGCGCCGCGCAGCGCCCGCACCTGGAGCCCGGCACCGAGCTGATCGGCGTCGGCCGGTTCGCGCCCACGCCCGACGAGACGCTCGGGTACCGCGCCGGCTACCTGTGCGGGATGCTGCGCTCCGGCGGGTTCGCCGCGGAACCGGACGCGGCCACCCGCGCCCTCGAGTACCTGCCCGACTTCGGCGCGTCCGTCGGCTTCCTGCAGGTGCCGGCGGACCCGGACGCGCACTGGCAGCGCGGCTTCCTCGCCGGTCTCTTCGACATCGCGGGCGACTACGGCCGCGGCGTCCTCACCGTGGCGCACGACGAACCGGAGATCGTCGAGGCCTTCGCCGGCGCGCTCACCCGCTTCGGCTTCGCGCACCAGGTCGACGAAGTGCCGAAGTTCCCGGCCCGCCAAGAGGTCCGGCTGCTCGGCGGGACGGCCGAAGTGCTGCGGTTCCTGCACGTGAGCAACCCCGGCGTCGCGTGGAAGCGGTCGCTGGACGGCGCGGTGATCGGCGCGAGCCGCCGCCGCGTCGAGGCGATCGAGCCGCTCGGCCTGCAGCTGCCGCTGTTCGACATCACCACCGGCACCGGCGACTTCATCGCCGACGGCATGGTGTCCCACAACTGCTTCGCCCGGAACACCCACACGTACCTGGACTTCGACGCCGGCCACGACTTCGACACCCAGGTCGTCGTGAAGGTCAACGCGCCCGAGGTCCTCGCCGCGCAGCTGAAACGGCCGTCGTGGCGGCGCGAGCACGTCGCGATGGGCACGAACACCGACCCGTACCAGCGCGCGGAGGGCCGCTACCGGCTGATGCCGGGGATCATCACGGCGCTGGCCCGCTCCGGGACGCCGTTGTCGGTGCTCACGAAGGGCACCGTGCTGGCGCGCGACCTGCCGCTGCTGCAGGCCGTCTCCGCCGACGTGCCGGTCAGCCTGGCGGTGTCGATCGCGCTGCTCGACCGCGAGCTGCAGCACCGCCTCGAACCCGGCACGCCGAGCCCGCAGGCCCGGCTGGAGCTGGTCCGCAAGGCCCGCGACGCCGGACTGCCGTGTTCGGTGCTGGTGGCGCCGGTGCTGCCGTGGCTGACGGACTCGGCCGAGGCCCTCGACGCGCTGTTCGCGAAGCTGGCCGAAGCGGGAGCGACGAGCGCGACGGTGATCCCGCTGCACCTGCGCCCGGGCGCCCGGGAGTGGTTCGGGCGCTGGCTGGCGGGCGCGTACCCGGCGCTGGTGCCGCGGTACCGCGAGCTGTACGCGCGGGGCAGCTACGTGCAGAAGGCGTACCGCGAGCGGCTGGGGGAGCGAGTGGCGCCACTACTGCGGCGACACGGGCTGGCACCGAAGACGGGGTATGAGGTGCGAAGCCCGGAGCCGGTGCCCGAGCCGCGGATCGAGGTGCCGGCCGCGGAACAGTTGCGGCTGCTGTGA
- the merB gene encoding organomercurial lyase — protein sequence MTTSQTDRVAAARLAWAALKLTRAGRHPVSVDRLAATVGVAPGEARRLVELIGFTLHRDLVSTGPAPRGAHHRLQPAEGTLGAGPDGTVDMFLLAIATGERVHAEAICPVTGTRIRIDLTARAIMQADPPSAVVAAVDLGFGLEHADAMACAGQPFFASASAAANWLVSHPGGRIYQVAAYLAQAHRLVAALEARPKYVL from the coding sequence ATGACGACCTCGCAGACCGACCGGGTCGCGGCCGCCCGGCTCGCGTGGGCCGCCCTGAAGCTGACCCGGGCCGGCCGGCACCCCGTGAGCGTCGACAGGCTGGCCGCGACCGTCGGCGTCGCCCCGGGCGAAGCGCGCCGGCTCGTCGAGCTGATCGGGTTCACCCTGCACCGCGACCTCGTGAGCACCGGCCCCGCGCCGCGCGGGGCCCACCACCGGCTCCAGCCGGCCGAGGGCACCCTCGGCGCCGGGCCGGACGGCACCGTCGACATGTTCCTGCTGGCCATCGCCACCGGCGAGCGCGTGCACGCGGAAGCGATCTGCCCGGTCACCGGGACGCGCATCCGCATCGACCTCACCGCGCGCGCGATCATGCAGGCCGACCCGCCCTCGGCCGTCGTCGCCGCGGTCGACCTGGGCTTCGGGCTCGAGCACGCCGACGCGATGGCCTGCGCCGGCCAGCCGTTCTTCGCCTCGGCCTCGGCGGCCGCCAACTGGCTCGTCTCCCACCCCGGTGGCCGCATCTACCAGGTCGCCGCCTACCTGGCCCAGGCCCACCGCCTGGTCGCCGCGCTGGAGGCCCGGCCGAAGTACGTGCTCTGA